A genomic segment from Anabas testudineus chromosome 6, fAnaTes1.2, whole genome shotgun sequence encodes:
- the slc17a8 gene encoding vesicular glutamate transporter 3 isoform X2 yields MPFGGLAGLKEQVLKPGKEEVKNTVGDSLGKLQRKIDGSNVEEEDNIELTEDGRPVASAPRPAPLLDCSCGGLPKRYIIAILSGLGFCISFGIRCNLGVAIVEMVNNNTVYINGTPVLQKAQFNWDPETVGLIHGSFFWGYIVTQIPGGFISNKLSANRVFGAAIFLTSVLNMFIPSAARVHYGCVMFVRILQGLVEGVTYPACHGMWSKWAPPLERSRLATTSFCGSYAGAVIAMPLAGILVQYVGWSSVFYIYGVFGIIWYVMWLLLAYGSPAQHPTITDEERMYIETTIGETTRQLSKFKTPWRRFFTSMPVYAIIVANFCRSWTFYLLLISQPAYFEEVFGFPISKVGILSAVPHMVMTIIVPIGGQLADFLRSNKIMSTTNVRKLMNCGGFGMEATLLLVVGFSHTRGVAISFLVLAVGFSGFAISGFNVNHLDIAPRYASILMGISNGVGTLSGMVCPLIVGALTKHKTRMEWQHVFVIAAMVHYTGVIFYAIFASGEQQEWANPESTSEDKCGIIDEDELAEESELNTENMVAPKKSYGTTDNSSDRKQGWKKKRGVTTQDEEEHYGNGDYQERYQ; encoded by the exons ATGCCTTTTGGGGGCTTAGCAGGTTTGAAGGAGCAGGTGCTAAAGCCTGGGAAGGAGGAAGTGAAGAATACTGTAGGGGACTCTCTCGGCAAACTGCAAAG AAAAATTGATGGTAGCAACGTAGAAGAAGAGGACAACATTGAACTGACAGAGGATGGGCGCCCAGTGGCATCAGCACCGCGTCCTGCCCCACTACTGGACTGCAGTTGCGGTGGTCTTCCAAAGCGTTACATCATCGCCATCCTCAGTGGACTGGGCTTCTGCATTTCATTTGGCATTCGTTGCAATCTTGGTGTGGCCATTGTGGAGATGGtgaacaacaacacagtctACATCAATGGAACTCCGGTGCTTCAG aAAGCTCAGTTTAACTGGGACCCAGAGACAGTGGGGCTGATCCACGGCTCCTTCTTCTGGGGCTACATTGTCACTCAAATTCCTGGTGGTTTCATCTCCAACAAGCTGTCTGCCAACAG GGTGTTTGGGGCTGCCATTTTCCTGACGTCAGTTCTGAATATGTTCATCCCATCAGCAGCAAGGGTCCACTATGGCTGTGTCATGTTTGTCCGCATCCTTCAGGGCTTAGTGGAG GGTGTCACCTACCCAGCGTGCCACGGGATGTGGTCGAAATGGGCGCCACCTCTTGAGCGAAGTCGACTGGCCACCACTTCATTCTGTG GATCCTATGCAGGTGCTGTGATCGCCATGCCTTTAGCTGGAATACTTGTTCAGTACGTTGGCTGGTCGTCAGTGTTTTACATCTATG GTGTTTTTGGCATTATATGGTATGTGATGTGGCTCCTCCTGGCATATGGAAGTCCTGCTCAACATCCCACAATCACAGATGAGGAGAGGATGTACATTGAGACCACCATCGGTGAAACAACCCGTCAACTGAGT AAATTCAAGACTCCATGGCGTCGTTTCTTTACATCCATGCCTGTTTATGCCATCATTGTGGCCAACTTCTGCCGTAGCTGGACCTTTTACCTGCTCCTCATCAGCCAGCCGGCATATTTTGAGGAAGTCTTTGGCTTCCCCATCAGCAAG GTGGGCATCCTGTCTGCTGTTCCCCACATGGTGATGACAATTATAGTTCCTATTGGAGGACAGCTGGCTGACTTCTTACGAAGTAACAAAATCATGTCTACCACAAATGTGAGGAAACTCATGAACTGTGGAG GATTTGGTATGGAAGCTACTCTGCTGCTGGTGGTTGGGTTTTCTCACACTCGAGGGGTCGCCATCTCCTTCCTAGTCCTGGCTGTGGGCTTCAGTGGATTTGCCATCTCAG GTTTTAATGTCAATCATCTGGATATTGCTCCTCGCTATGCCAGCATCCTGATGGGCATTTCTAATGGGGTGGGAACGTTATCTGGAATGGTGTGTCCCCTGATTGTTGGAGCTTTGACTAAACACAAG ACTCGTATGGAGTGGCAGCATGTCTTTGTTATTGCGGCCATGGTGCATTACACGGGGGTCATCTTCTATGCTATCTTTGCTTCGGGAGAGCAGCAGGAATGGGCCAACCCTGAGAGCACGAGCGAGGATAAATGTGGCATTATTGATGAGGATGAACTGGCTGAAGAGTCAGAGCTCAACACCGAGAACATGGTGGCTCCCAAAAAGAGTTACGGAACAACAGACAATTCATCTGATCGAAAACAGGgctggaaaaagaagagaggcGTGACCACACAAGACGAAGAGGAACATTATGGGAATGGGGACTATCAGGAACGGTACCAGTGA
- the slc17a8 gene encoding vesicular glutamate transporter 3 isoform X1: MPFGGLAGLKEQVLKPGKEEVKNTVGDSLGKLQRKIDGSNVEEEDNIELTEDGRPVASAPRPAPLLDCSCGGLPKRYIIAILSGLGFCISFGIRCNLGVAIVEMVNNNTVYINGTPVLQKAQFNWDPETVGLIHGSFFWGYIVTQIPGGFISNKLSANRVFGAAIFLTSVLNMFIPSAARVHYGCVMFVRILQGLVEGVTYPACHGMWSKWAPPLERSRLATTSFCGSYAGAVIAMPLAGILVQYVGWSSVFYIYGVFGIIWYVMWLLLAYGSPAQHPTITDEERMYIETTIGETTRQLSVTEKFKTPWRRFFTSMPVYAIIVANFCRSWTFYLLLISQPAYFEEVFGFPISKVGILSAVPHMVMTIIVPIGGQLADFLRSNKIMSTTNVRKLMNCGGFGMEATLLLVVGFSHTRGVAISFLVLAVGFSGFAISGFNVNHLDIAPRYASILMGISNGVGTLSGMVCPLIVGALTKHKTRMEWQHVFVIAAMVHYTGVIFYAIFASGEQQEWANPESTSEDKCGIIDEDELAEESELNTENMVAPKKSYGTTDNSSDRKQGWKKKRGVTTQDEEEHYGNGDYQERYQ; this comes from the exons ATGCCTTTTGGGGGCTTAGCAGGTTTGAAGGAGCAGGTGCTAAAGCCTGGGAAGGAGGAAGTGAAGAATACTGTAGGGGACTCTCTCGGCAAACTGCAAAG AAAAATTGATGGTAGCAACGTAGAAGAAGAGGACAACATTGAACTGACAGAGGATGGGCGCCCAGTGGCATCAGCACCGCGTCCTGCCCCACTACTGGACTGCAGTTGCGGTGGTCTTCCAAAGCGTTACATCATCGCCATCCTCAGTGGACTGGGCTTCTGCATTTCATTTGGCATTCGTTGCAATCTTGGTGTGGCCATTGTGGAGATGGtgaacaacaacacagtctACATCAATGGAACTCCGGTGCTTCAG aAAGCTCAGTTTAACTGGGACCCAGAGACAGTGGGGCTGATCCACGGCTCCTTCTTCTGGGGCTACATTGTCACTCAAATTCCTGGTGGTTTCATCTCCAACAAGCTGTCTGCCAACAG GGTGTTTGGGGCTGCCATTTTCCTGACGTCAGTTCTGAATATGTTCATCCCATCAGCAGCAAGGGTCCACTATGGCTGTGTCATGTTTGTCCGCATCCTTCAGGGCTTAGTGGAG GGTGTCACCTACCCAGCGTGCCACGGGATGTGGTCGAAATGGGCGCCACCTCTTGAGCGAAGTCGACTGGCCACCACTTCATTCTGTG GATCCTATGCAGGTGCTGTGATCGCCATGCCTTTAGCTGGAATACTTGTTCAGTACGTTGGCTGGTCGTCAGTGTTTTACATCTATG GTGTTTTTGGCATTATATGGTATGTGATGTGGCTCCTCCTGGCATATGGAAGTCCTGCTCAACATCCCACAATCACAGATGAGGAGAGGATGTACATTGAGACCACCATCGGTGAAACAACCCGTCAACTGAGTGTAACTGAG AAATTCAAGACTCCATGGCGTCGTTTCTTTACATCCATGCCTGTTTATGCCATCATTGTGGCCAACTTCTGCCGTAGCTGGACCTTTTACCTGCTCCTCATCAGCCAGCCGGCATATTTTGAGGAAGTCTTTGGCTTCCCCATCAGCAAG GTGGGCATCCTGTCTGCTGTTCCCCACATGGTGATGACAATTATAGTTCCTATTGGAGGACAGCTGGCTGACTTCTTACGAAGTAACAAAATCATGTCTACCACAAATGTGAGGAAACTCATGAACTGTGGAG GATTTGGTATGGAAGCTACTCTGCTGCTGGTGGTTGGGTTTTCTCACACTCGAGGGGTCGCCATCTCCTTCCTAGTCCTGGCTGTGGGCTTCAGTGGATTTGCCATCTCAG GTTTTAATGTCAATCATCTGGATATTGCTCCTCGCTATGCCAGCATCCTGATGGGCATTTCTAATGGGGTGGGAACGTTATCTGGAATGGTGTGTCCCCTGATTGTTGGAGCTTTGACTAAACACAAG ACTCGTATGGAGTGGCAGCATGTCTTTGTTATTGCGGCCATGGTGCATTACACGGGGGTCATCTTCTATGCTATCTTTGCTTCGGGAGAGCAGCAGGAATGGGCCAACCCTGAGAGCACGAGCGAGGATAAATGTGGCATTATTGATGAGGATGAACTGGCTGAAGAGTCAGAGCTCAACACCGAGAACATGGTGGCTCCCAAAAAGAGTTACGGAACAACAGACAATTCATCTGATCGAAAACAGGgctggaaaaagaagagaggcGTGACCACACAAGACGAAGAGGAACATTATGGGAATGGGGACTATCAGGAACGGTACCAGTGA
- the slc17a8 gene encoding vesicular glutamate transporter 3 isoform X3 codes for MPFGGLAGLKEQVLKPGKEEVKNTVGDSLGKLQRKIDGSNVEEEDNIELTEDGRPVASAPRPAPLLDCSCGGLPKRYIIAILSGLGFCISFGIRCNLGVAIVEMVNNNTVYINGTPVLQKAQFNWDPETVGLIHGSFFWGYIVTQIPGGFISNKLSANRVFGAAIFLTSVLNMFIPSAARVHYGCVMFVRILQGLVEGVTYPACHGMWSKWAPPLERSRLATTSFCGSYAGAVIAMPLAGILVQYVGWSSVFYIYGVFGIIWYVMWLLLAYGSPAQHPTITDEERMYIETTIGETTRQLSVGILSAVPHMVMTIIVPIGGQLADFLRSNKIMSTTNVRKLMNCGGFGMEATLLLVVGFSHTRGVAISFLVLAVGFSGFAISGFNVNHLDIAPRYASILMGISNGVGTLSGMVCPLIVGALTKHKTRMEWQHVFVIAAMVHYTGVIFYAIFASGEQQEWANPESTSEDKCGIIDEDELAEESELNTENMVAPKKSYGTTDNSSDRKQGWKKKRGVTTQDEEEHYGNGDYQERYQ; via the exons ATGCCTTTTGGGGGCTTAGCAGGTTTGAAGGAGCAGGTGCTAAAGCCTGGGAAGGAGGAAGTGAAGAATACTGTAGGGGACTCTCTCGGCAAACTGCAAAG AAAAATTGATGGTAGCAACGTAGAAGAAGAGGACAACATTGAACTGACAGAGGATGGGCGCCCAGTGGCATCAGCACCGCGTCCTGCCCCACTACTGGACTGCAGTTGCGGTGGTCTTCCAAAGCGTTACATCATCGCCATCCTCAGTGGACTGGGCTTCTGCATTTCATTTGGCATTCGTTGCAATCTTGGTGTGGCCATTGTGGAGATGGtgaacaacaacacagtctACATCAATGGAACTCCGGTGCTTCAG aAAGCTCAGTTTAACTGGGACCCAGAGACAGTGGGGCTGATCCACGGCTCCTTCTTCTGGGGCTACATTGTCACTCAAATTCCTGGTGGTTTCATCTCCAACAAGCTGTCTGCCAACAG GGTGTTTGGGGCTGCCATTTTCCTGACGTCAGTTCTGAATATGTTCATCCCATCAGCAGCAAGGGTCCACTATGGCTGTGTCATGTTTGTCCGCATCCTTCAGGGCTTAGTGGAG GGTGTCACCTACCCAGCGTGCCACGGGATGTGGTCGAAATGGGCGCCACCTCTTGAGCGAAGTCGACTGGCCACCACTTCATTCTGTG GATCCTATGCAGGTGCTGTGATCGCCATGCCTTTAGCTGGAATACTTGTTCAGTACGTTGGCTGGTCGTCAGTGTTTTACATCTATG GTGTTTTTGGCATTATATGGTATGTGATGTGGCTCCTCCTGGCATATGGAAGTCCTGCTCAACATCCCACAATCACAGATGAGGAGAGGATGTACATTGAGACCACCATCGGTGAAACAACCCGTCAACTGAGT GTGGGCATCCTGTCTGCTGTTCCCCACATGGTGATGACAATTATAGTTCCTATTGGAGGACAGCTGGCTGACTTCTTACGAAGTAACAAAATCATGTCTACCACAAATGTGAGGAAACTCATGAACTGTGGAG GATTTGGTATGGAAGCTACTCTGCTGCTGGTGGTTGGGTTTTCTCACACTCGAGGGGTCGCCATCTCCTTCCTAGTCCTGGCTGTGGGCTTCAGTGGATTTGCCATCTCAG GTTTTAATGTCAATCATCTGGATATTGCTCCTCGCTATGCCAGCATCCTGATGGGCATTTCTAATGGGGTGGGAACGTTATCTGGAATGGTGTGTCCCCTGATTGTTGGAGCTTTGACTAAACACAAG ACTCGTATGGAGTGGCAGCATGTCTTTGTTATTGCGGCCATGGTGCATTACACGGGGGTCATCTTCTATGCTATCTTTGCTTCGGGAGAGCAGCAGGAATGGGCCAACCCTGAGAGCACGAGCGAGGATAAATGTGGCATTATTGATGAGGATGAACTGGCTGAAGAGTCAGAGCTCAACACCGAGAACATGGTGGCTCCCAAAAAGAGTTACGGAACAACAGACAATTCATCTGATCGAAAACAGGgctggaaaaagaagagaggcGTGACCACACAAGACGAAGAGGAACATTATGGGAATGGGGACTATCAGGAACGGTACCAGTGA
- the arntl2 gene encoding aryl hydrocarbon receptor nuclear translocator-like protein 2 isoform X2 has protein sequence MSARNVSAGGGDTAGGEPAEDVLVEESQSSSVSLPSLMTPSSAAGMSLSLEMPRKRKGSMDNQDSKSASIPDADMEDDQIRSDEEDQHVKIKCFREPHSQIEKRRRDKMNTLIDKLSAMIPTCNPMSRKLDKLTVLRMAVQHLKSLKGSASSFSEANYKPSFLPDEELKHLVLKAADGFLFVVGCDRGKIVFVSESVTKILNYSRAELIGQSLFDYIHPKDMGKVKEQLSASELYPRERLIDAKTGLQVQADLPVGAARLCSGARRSFFCRMKYNKISVKVEEKEFQASTSKKKESQKYCTVHCTGYMRSWPTSQLGAEGEGEADKQDSSHFSCLVAVGRVHSHSSPQVNGEVRVKPTEFITRYAMDGKFTFVDQRATTILGYLPQELLGTSCYEYFHQDDLPHLADRHRKVLRSKEKVETNCYKFKTKYGSFVTLQSQWFSFVNPWTKEVEYIVSTNTVISYDNSRASRSGNKSEQSSNFKTSEDPKKSLPIIPGISTTPGTMIYAGSIGTQIANELLDFNRMNSSPSSGNVSPFSIPQDKSPQIHNQISNNVPNGEATDMEMPGKSSSEDEPQGAAFSGSDTIMGENSQLDLDSVVGPGLSSLSNDEAAMAVIMSLLETDTNLGEAVDFEEMHWSL, from the exons ATGTCGGCCAGGAATGTGTCGGCTGGCGGCGGTGACACAGCGGGAGGCGAACCGGCAG AGGATGTGCTGGTTGAGGAAAGCCAAAGCAGTTCTGTCTCTCTGCCCAGCCTGATGACCCCATCCTCAGCTGCCGGCATGTCCTTGAGCCTGGAGATGCCCCGAAAGCGCAAGGGCAGCATGGACAACCA GGATTCAAAATCTGCTTCAATCCCTGACGCAGATATGGAAGATGACCAAATCAG GTCAGATGAAGAGGACCAACATGTCAAAATTAAATGCTTCAG GGAACCACACAGCCAAATTGAGAAGAGGCGACGGGACAAAATGAACACCCTCATTGATAAGCTATCAGCCATGATCCCCACTTGTAACCCCATGTCCCGTAAGCTGGACAAACTTACTGTGCTCAGAATGGCTGTGCAGCACCTCAAGTCTCTAAAAG GTTCAGCAAGTTCCTTTTCTGAAGCTAACTACAAGCCATCATTCCTTCCTGACGAGGAGCTCAAACACCTTGTCCTCAAG gCTGCAGATGGGTTCCTGTTTGTAGTGGGCTGTGATCGTGGGAAAATAGTTTTTGTCTCAGAGTCCGTCACGAAGATATTAAATTATAGTCGG GCGGAGCTGATTGGACAGAGCCTGTTTGATTACATACACCCTAAGGACATGGGAAAAGTGAAGGAACAGCTGTCAGCTTCTGAATTATACCCTCGTGAACGGCTAATAGAtgctaaaa CCGGCCTGCAAGTTCAAGCTGACCTCCCAGTTGGTGCAGCACGGTTGTGCTCAGGTGCACGGCGTTCTTTCTTCTGCCGCATGAAGTATAACAAAATTTCTGTCAAAGTGGAGGAGAAGGAGTTCCAGGCGAGCACCTCCAAAAAAAAGG AGTCGCAGAAGTACTGCACAGTTCATTGTACTGGCTACATGCGCAGCTGGCCCACTAGTCAGCTGGGAGCAGAAGGGGAGGGGGAGGCAGACAAGCAGGATAGCTCCCACTTCAGTTGCCTGGTAGCGGTGGGACGCGTCCACTCCCACTCATCTCCCCAGGTTAATGGAGAAGTCAGAGTTAAACCCACAGAGTTCATCACACGCTACGCCATGGATGGGAAATTCACCTTTGTCGATCAGAG GGCAACAACTATTCTTGGTTACCTTCCCCAAGAATTACTTGGGACATCATGCTATGAGTACTTCCATCAGGACGACTTGCCACATTTAGCTGATAGACATCGAAAAG TGCTGCGGAGTAAAGAGAAAGTCGAGACCAACTGCTATAAGTTCAAAACAAAATATGGCTCTTTTGTCACTCTGCAAAGCCAGTGGTTTAGTTTTGTAAATCCCTGGACCAAAGAAGTAGAATACATAGTGTCAACTAATACAGTCATATC GTATGATAACAGCCGAGCAAGTCGGTCTGGAAACAAGTCTGAACAGTCAAGCAATTTCAAGACTTCTGAAG ATCCCAAAAAGTCCCTTCCAATTATACCAGGCATCTCCACCACACCTGGCACTATGATTTATGCTGGAAGCATAGGGACACAGATTGCCAATGAACTGCTGGACTTCAACAG AATGAACTCGTCACCTTCCAGTGGTAATGTCAGTCCATTCAGTATACCACAGGACAAGTCGCCGCAAATTCACAATCAAATCAGCAACAAT GTGCCAAATGGAGAAGCAACAGACATGGAGATGCCAGGAAAGTCCAGCTCTGAAGATGAGCCCCAGGGAGCTGCATTCTCAGGAAGCGACACAATTATGG GGGAGAATTCACAGCTGGATCTGGACAGTGTGGTTGGACCAGGGCTTAGCAGTCTTAGCAATGATGAAGCAGCAATGGCAGTGATCATGAGCCTCCTGGAGACGGACACAAACTTGGGCGAGGCTGTGGACTTTGAAGAGATGCACTGGTCTTTATAG
- the arntl2 gene encoding aryl hydrocarbon receptor nuclear translocator-like protein 2 isoform X1 — protein sequence MSARNVSAGGGDTAGGEPAEDVLVEESQSSSVSLPSLMTPSSAAGMSLSLEMPRKRKGSMDNQDSKSASIPDADMEDDQIRSDEEDQHVKIKCFREPHSQIEKRRRDKMNTLIDKLSAMIPTCNPMSRKLDKLTVLRMAVQHLKSLKGSASSFSEANYKPSFLPDEELKHLVLKAADGFLFVVGCDRGKIVFVSESVTKILNYSRAELIGQSLFDYIHPKDMGKVKEQLSASELYPRERLIDAKTGLQVQADLPVGAARLCSGARRSFFCRMKYNKISVKVEEKEFQASTSKKKESQKYCTVHCTGYMRSWPTSQLGAEGEGEADKQDSSHFSCLVAVGRVHSHSSPQVNGEVRVKPTEFITRYAMDGKFTFVDQRATTILGYLPQELLGTSCYEYFHQDDLPHLADRHRKVLRSKEKVETNCYKFKTKYGSFVTLQSQWFSFVNPWTKEVEYIVSTNTVISYDNSRASRSGNKSEQSSNFKTSEEDPKKSLPIIPGISTTPGTMIYAGSIGTQIANELLDFNRMNSSPSSGNVSPFSIPQDKSPQIHNQISNNVPNGEATDMEMPGKSSSEDEPQGAAFSGSDTIMGENSQLDLDSVVGPGLSSLSNDEAAMAVIMSLLETDTNLGEAVDFEEMHWSL from the exons ATGTCGGCCAGGAATGTGTCGGCTGGCGGCGGTGACACAGCGGGAGGCGAACCGGCAG AGGATGTGCTGGTTGAGGAAAGCCAAAGCAGTTCTGTCTCTCTGCCCAGCCTGATGACCCCATCCTCAGCTGCCGGCATGTCCTTGAGCCTGGAGATGCCCCGAAAGCGCAAGGGCAGCATGGACAACCA GGATTCAAAATCTGCTTCAATCCCTGACGCAGATATGGAAGATGACCAAATCAG GTCAGATGAAGAGGACCAACATGTCAAAATTAAATGCTTCAG GGAACCACACAGCCAAATTGAGAAGAGGCGACGGGACAAAATGAACACCCTCATTGATAAGCTATCAGCCATGATCCCCACTTGTAACCCCATGTCCCGTAAGCTGGACAAACTTACTGTGCTCAGAATGGCTGTGCAGCACCTCAAGTCTCTAAAAG GTTCAGCAAGTTCCTTTTCTGAAGCTAACTACAAGCCATCATTCCTTCCTGACGAGGAGCTCAAACACCTTGTCCTCAAG gCTGCAGATGGGTTCCTGTTTGTAGTGGGCTGTGATCGTGGGAAAATAGTTTTTGTCTCAGAGTCCGTCACGAAGATATTAAATTATAGTCGG GCGGAGCTGATTGGACAGAGCCTGTTTGATTACATACACCCTAAGGACATGGGAAAAGTGAAGGAACAGCTGTCAGCTTCTGAATTATACCCTCGTGAACGGCTAATAGAtgctaaaa CCGGCCTGCAAGTTCAAGCTGACCTCCCAGTTGGTGCAGCACGGTTGTGCTCAGGTGCACGGCGTTCTTTCTTCTGCCGCATGAAGTATAACAAAATTTCTGTCAAAGTGGAGGAGAAGGAGTTCCAGGCGAGCACCTCCAAAAAAAAGG AGTCGCAGAAGTACTGCACAGTTCATTGTACTGGCTACATGCGCAGCTGGCCCACTAGTCAGCTGGGAGCAGAAGGGGAGGGGGAGGCAGACAAGCAGGATAGCTCCCACTTCAGTTGCCTGGTAGCGGTGGGACGCGTCCACTCCCACTCATCTCCCCAGGTTAATGGAGAAGTCAGAGTTAAACCCACAGAGTTCATCACACGCTACGCCATGGATGGGAAATTCACCTTTGTCGATCAGAG GGCAACAACTATTCTTGGTTACCTTCCCCAAGAATTACTTGGGACATCATGCTATGAGTACTTCCATCAGGACGACTTGCCACATTTAGCTGATAGACATCGAAAAG TGCTGCGGAGTAAAGAGAAAGTCGAGACCAACTGCTATAAGTTCAAAACAAAATATGGCTCTTTTGTCACTCTGCAAAGCCAGTGGTTTAGTTTTGTAAATCCCTGGACCAAAGAAGTAGAATACATAGTGTCAACTAATACAGTCATATC GTATGATAACAGCCGAGCAAGTCGGTCTGGAAACAAGTCTGAACAGTCAAGCAATTTCAAGACTTCTGAAG aAGATCCCAAAAAGTCCCTTCCAATTATACCAGGCATCTCCACCACACCTGGCACTATGATTTATGCTGGAAGCATAGGGACACAGATTGCCAATGAACTGCTGGACTTCAACAG AATGAACTCGTCACCTTCCAGTGGTAATGTCAGTCCATTCAGTATACCACAGGACAAGTCGCCGCAAATTCACAATCAAATCAGCAACAAT GTGCCAAATGGAGAAGCAACAGACATGGAGATGCCAGGAAAGTCCAGCTCTGAAGATGAGCCCCAGGGAGCTGCATTCTCAGGAAGCGACACAATTATGG GGGAGAATTCACAGCTGGATCTGGACAGTGTGGTTGGACCAGGGCTTAGCAGTCTTAGCAATGATGAAGCAGCAATGGCAGTGATCATGAGCCTCCTGGAGACGGACACAAACTTGGGCGAGGCTGTGGACTTTGAAGAGATGCACTGGTCTTTATAG